TCGGGATGGGCCCGAGCTCGACGTCGAAGACGGTGCCCTGACTCGCGACCTCCTCGCCGGTGAAGATCGACTCCAGGCTGCGGCCTGACTGCACCTCGAGCGCCCGCTCCGAGTAGGCCGTCCAGTCCTCCTGGAGCGATCCCGTGGCGGCATAGACGGCGAAGAAGGGCAGGATGCCGCCCAGCAGGCCGCCGAGGAAGGCCGTCCTGCGGCCCTCGGGCGTCTCGGGCGCTGGCGCGATGGCGCTGAGCTGGCGGAGGCTGTCGCGCACCACCAGGAACATGCCGACGAAGGCCGCGACGCGGGCGATGACGGCGATCGGCATGATGAGCAGCCCGCCGGTGGGCGAGGCCGCGCCGACCCAGCCGGCGAGCTCGATGACGCCGTAGCGCACGAGCACGCCTGCGAGGTGGAGCGCGACGAGCGCAGGCCAGTGCTGGACGAGAGTGCGTCCGATCGTCGCGAGCATGCCGAGCACGGCATCACCGTAGCCGGGCGAGGCTGGGAGCGGGACGGCGACGGTGGTGGCGTCTCGATACGCGGCCTGCGGCCGCTACTCGACGGGCGTGTGCATCGCTACTCGACGAGCGTGTGGACCGCTACTCGACGAGCGGGGGCGTCGCGAGCGACTACGGTTTCGGCGCGATCGAGGGCACCAGGCGCAGCCGCGCCCGCGCGTGCTGCTTCGCGCCGCCATTGATCTGCATCGCCTCCGGTGCGCTGACGACATGAGGGGCGGGGCTCGGCGCAGACGGCGGGACGACCGCCACGAGCCGGCGCTCGAGGGGACGCTGCAGCTGCGCGTCGTCGCGGCTCGCCAGGGCGATCCGCACGGGCACGACGGATGCGGCGCTCCAGGCCTGCGGCGAGCACGCACCCGGGTAGGGGATCGGCTTGGCGGTGTCCTCCAGCCCGTAGCCGGCGTAGACCTCGGGCATCCGGCCGTCGAACGCATCCGCCGCCCGCTCGAGCTGGATCGCGAGCTGCCGAGCCTCGTCGAGGAGCCCTGCGCGCAGCAGCCCCTCGATCGCGATCGCCGTGTCGTGGGGCCAGACCGCGCCGCAGTAGTGGGAGAGCGGCCAGTACTGCTCGGCATCGGTCGCCATGGTGCGCAGGCCGAAGCCAGAGGAGAGGCGGTCGTCGAGCAGCAGCTGCGCCACCGCGGCCTCCTCGTCGCGGTCGAGCAGCGTCGTGCCGATGAGCTGGCCGATGTCGCTCACCAGGATCGGGATCGGGTGGTCGGCGCCGTCGACGGCCATGGCGGGGAAGCGGGTGCCGTCGAGCTCGACCCAGAACTCCTCGCGGAACCGTGCCCGCAGCCGCTCCGCCCACGCGCGCCAGGGCGCACCGTCGTCGCCGAGCGCGTCGAGCAGCGCTGCAGCCCCGACAGCCGCGCGGCAGGCGAGGCCCTGCACCTGGGCCGCGGCGATGTCGCGGTCGGTGCGCCCGAGCCGATCGGCCCTCCAGTCCTTGCCGGCGACGCCCATGCCCGTCTCGTCCGCGCAGCGGAGCAGGTCATCGTCGCTGTGCGCCTGCATCCACCCGAGCGCGGCGTGCAGCGCGGTGCGCAGCTCGCGCACCGTCTCGAGCGGCAAGCCGTTGCGCCACGCGTCGTGCAGCAGCACGATCCAGAGCGGTGTCGGGTCGATGGATCCCCGGTAGACGGGCCGTGCCTCGACCCCCGGTCGTGGCGGATCGCTCGCTGCCTGCCGCATCTCGTGCAGGATCCTGCCGGGCTCCTCACCGGTGGCCGGGTCGAGCTGCACGCCCTGTCGGGCGGCGAGCGTGCGCAGGGTGCCCTCGGCGAGCTGCCCGCCGAGCGGCAGCAGCAGCCGGCAGGCGATGAGGGCGTCGCGCGCGACCATCGTCATGTGCCAGGGCGCGCCGGCCGCGGGGAAGGCGCCGTGCCCAGCGTCGAGCAGCAGGTTCTGGAGGTCGGCGATGGCGCGGGTCGACCACCGATCGAGTGCCGGTCTGCCCGTCGGCCGCAGCTCGGCACTCATCTCGGGGCTGTCCGTGCCGTGCAGCACGAGCGTCGGGTCGACCAGCTCGATCTCGAGCGTGACGCCCGCCCAGTCGTCGGGCACCACGCGCGCCTGCTGCGACACGACGATGCGGTTGCCCTCGATGCGCACGTGGCCGCCGCGGCTGCTGGCGCGCAGGGTGCGGATCCCGTCGGTCGCGATGGCCTCGTCGCCCTCGAGCTCGAGGCGCACGTCGGCCGGCTGCGGTCGCCCCGCCTGCACACTGGACAGCGGTGCGAAGCCCACCTCGCAGCTGAGCTCCACGCTCAGATCGATCGCTTCCTCGCCGCCGTTGACGAGCGTCACCCGCTCGACCGTCCCGCCCGAGTAGACCTCGCGCATCCGCTCGACCGCGACGCGATCTCGCGGTCGGCTCGTCAGCGGGTCGATGGCGAGCCCCCGGAAGACGATCCAGTCGGGCTCCTCAGCCGTCGCCATCGGCTCGACGGGCAGCCCGTCGACCAGCAGCACGATGGCGCTCGCGAAGCGCCAGTCGCCGTGGAAGACGCCGTCTGCCCCACCGGCCATCGAGCCGTCCTGGGCTGACCACACCTGCGTCGGAGCCGAGAGCGCGGCGAGACCGTGGTGCGAGAGCGGCGGGTGGGCCGCTCCGGTCACGAGATCTGAGCGCATGCGTGGGTTCCGATCGTCATCTGGAGGCGCCCCAAACGCTAGTCTCCGACCCGAACGAAGGCCCAAAGGCGGACTCAGGCTTGACGCGAGAGTTCCTCAGTGTTCGGCGCGCCCGTCCGGGGGCTCCCGCCTCGCTGCGCTACGGGGTCGGATTGCGCGCGTCGTATGCAAGGAACGTGCGCTGCGCGCGCGTGATGACGGCGATCAGCACGATGATGACGATGCCGCCGAACAGCGGCGGAGCCCAGAGCGCGATGAGGGTCGCGGCGGCGCCCGCATAGAGGTCGCCGACCCGAGGGCCGCCCGCGACGACGACCATGAACAGCCCCTGCGTGCGGCCGCGCATGTCGTCCGGAGCCGCCGTCAGCATCATGGTGGAGCGGAAGATCGCGCTGATCTCGTCGCTCGCGCCCATGCCGGCGAAGGCGACCGCCGCGACGCCCAGCGCCACCCACGAGACCTGCGGCCAGTCGGCGCCGACCGGCCCGCCCCATCCCATCGCCATCACCAGCACGACGGCGCCGAGCAGCGCGACGAAGCCGCCGTAGACCATGATCGACCGCGTGACCGCGACGCCGTGGCGGTGCACGTGGGCGACGGGGCCCGAGAACAGGCTGGCGAGCAGCGTGCCGGTCGCGGCAGCCGCGGTGAGCACGCCGACCGTGACGGGCCCGCCGCCGATCGCGACCGCGCCGACCGCCGGCAGCAGCGCGAAGGGGCGACCGAACGTCATGGCGATGATGTCGACGATGAACGACATGCGGATGTTGGGCGCCTGCCGCATGAAGCGCATGCCGTCGCGCAGCGACTCGAGCCCCGGCCGCGCGACCTGCCCGAGCGGCGGCAGCTTCGGCAGGCCGATGATGCCGAGGAAGCCGGCGGTGAACAGCACCGCGTCGATGGCGAAGGTGATCGGCAGCCCGATGGTCGCCACCAGCACGCCGGCGGCGGCGGGGCCGACCGTGAGCATGATGCCCATGGCGATGCCGTTGAGGGCTGCGGCGCGGGAGATGAGGTGCGCGGGCAGGATGCGCGGGGTGACGGCGCTGCGGGTCGCACCCGAGATGGTGGCGGCGACGGTGTTGATGGTCGTGAGCACGTAGAACGGCCACACCACCGCGCGCTGGCCGTCGGCGACGAGCGCGGCATCCCAGGTGGAGAGCGCGACGAGCCCGAGCACGGCCACCCAGCCAGTGAGGCTCGAGAGCATGAGCACGAGGCGCCGGTCGAAGGCATCGGCGAGCATGCCGCCCCAGAGGCCGGCGATCACCATCGGCACGAGCGCGACGCCGCCGACGAGCGCCACCATCATCGTGCTCTCGGTCATGTCGAAGACCTGCAGGCCGACGGCGACGATCGTCATCTGCGCGCCGATGCCGCTGATCGCATTGCCGATCCACAGCCGCGCGAAGGCCGGCGACGCCCGCAGCGGTGCGAGGTCGACGAAGCGGCGGCGCTTGCCCGGGTCGGCGGATGGGGTTCCCGACGGGAGGTCGACACCGGCGGGCGGCAGGATGCCGTGGGCGCCGGTGGTGGGTTCGCCGCCGGATTCGAGCTGGTCGGTCACGCTGAGCGGTCGATGCCGTACAGCGCGTCGATCGCCGACAGGAAGTCGTCGTGCCTGCCCTCGGCTGCGAGCTCTCGGGCTCGCACCGTCGGCTTGTGCAGCAGCACGCCGGCGAAGTGCCGCAGCGCCTGCTCGGCGGCCTTGCGCTCGGCCTCGCTGCCGCGCTTGGAGATGCGGGCGAGCTCTGCCTCCATGGCGTCCTCGACGTGCTGGCGCAGCGCCGCGATCGCCGGGCCCACCTGGTGCTCCGCCGTGCCGCGCTCGAAGCGGCGGGCCGCCTTGCGCACCAGATCGCGGGCGTCCTCGGTGGCCGTGAGGTGCTCGAGCGGGGCGTGCAGCCGGATGGTCTCGAGGTCGAGCACCTCGACACCGTGCACGCTCGCGACATCCGGGTCGACGTTGCGCGGCATCCCCATGTCGATGACCAGCTGCGCCGAGCGCCCGTGCTCGACGGGGCAGGAGGTCGCGCGCGCTCCCGTCGCGGCATGCATCGGGCAGCCCTCGGGCGCTGCGACCTCGTGCTCGCCGCCGGCGAGCAGTACGGGGCAGCCGAGAGCCTGGTGGCCGTCGGGCGCGGAGCCCGGGAACGCGTGCGTGGCCGCGAGGCGCTCGCGGCCTGCGTGCAGCAGGGCGGCGTCGACGACGAACTCCTCTGCGCTCGTGCAGGTGACGATGACGTCTGCGCTCGCGGCGGCCATCGCGGCGTCGCGACCGTCGACGTGGCCGATCGCGTGGCTGCGCGCGAAGCCGTTGCCGCGACCGGAGGGGCTCCAGACCTCGATGTGCTTGGCGCCGCGGCGGCGCAGCTCGGCGAGCGAGACGCCGGCGAAGCGGCCGGTGCCGACCAGCAGCACGCGGGTGTCGGCGAAGTCGACGCGAGCGCTCGCGAGGTCGAGCGCGAGGCGCACGATCGAGCGGCCCGCCTCGCCGAGGCCCGTGCGGTTCTTGACGCCGCGCTGGGTCTCGGAGGCACGTTGGAAGAGTCGCTCGAGGTGCGGGCTCGTGGTGCCAGCGTCCTGTGCGGAGGCGAGCGCGCGGCGCACCTGGCCGGCGATCTCGCCCTCGCCGACGACGACCGACTCGAGGCCGGCCGCGACGGAGAAGAGGTGCTCGGCGGCGCGGGCGTCCGTGAGCGGCTCCAGGGCCTCCGGGCGGTGGAAGCCCAGCGCATCCGCGGCCGCCGTCTGTGCGATGCCGGCCGCCTCGGCCGCATCGTGCTCGGTCTGCACGTCGAGGTAGACCTCGAAGCGGTTGCAGGTCGAGATGACGATGGCGCCGTCGACGGCGGGATGAGACGCGAAGGCGGTGGGGAGCTGTGCCGCGTCTGCCGTCGACAGTGCCTCGAGGGCGGTGAAGTCGGCGTTCTTGTGGCTCGCCGTGAGGCAGATCAGCACTGACCCATCCTACCGCGTGCCCACCGCGTCCTCGATTCCTCGATTCACCGACTGCCTCGTTGCACAACGCAAGCTCGGCACGCAGGCGCACTGGTGCGTGGCTGACGGTGCCGCAGGGCACCGCTGCGACCGCGCGCAGAGCTTGCGTTGTCCCGCGGGCCCGGCCGCGCGCAGTTGGTGGGAGAATGGGGGCGATGTCCGCGCTCCGTGAAGACCACCCGCTCAACACCCGCACCGGCACTGCTCCCGTGGTGCGTGCGTACCGCGGCGACCGCCCGGAGATCACGCCGGTCTGGTTCATGCGGCAGGCCGGCCGCTCGCTGCCCGAGTACCGCGAGCTGCGTGCCCGCACCGACGGTCCGGCGCGCGACATGATCGAGACCTGCCTGGTGCCAGAGCTCGCGAGCGAGATCACCCTGCAGCCCGTGCGCCGCCACGGCGTCGACGCCGCCATCTTCTTCAGCGACATCATGGTGCCGCTGCGCCTCGTGGGCGTCGACGTGCGCATCGAGCCGGGCGTGGGACCGGTCGTGGCCGAGCCCATCCGCACCCCGGACGACGTCGAGCGCCTGGTCGCGAACGACCCGGCCGGCCTCGACACCGCGCTCGAGCCGGTACGCGAGGCCGTGCGCCAGACCGTCGCGGGGCTGGCAGAGATCGGCGACGGCACCACGCCGCTCATCGGCTTCGCCGGCGCCCCCTTCACGCTCGCCGCCTACCTCGTCGCCGGCCGGCCCTCGAAGGATCACCTCGAGGCCCGCACCCTCATGCGCGCACACCCCGAGGCCTGGGACCGCCTCACCCGCTGGGCAGCCGACGTCACCGGCCGCTTCCTGCGCGCGCAGGTCGAGGAGGGCGCGAGCGCCGCGCAGCTGTTCGACTCCTGGGCCGGCTCGCTGCCGCTCGACCAGTACCAGGAGCACGTGGCACCGGCCTCGCGCACGTCGCTCGACGCCGTGCGCGATCTGACCGACGCATCCGGCGCCCGGGTGCCGCTCGTGCACTTCGGTGTCGGGGCCGGCGAGCTCTACGGCGCCATGGACCTCGATGTCGACGCGGTGGGCGTCGACTGGCGCGTGCCGCTCGACGTCGCGCTCGAGCGCATCGGCAGCGACGTGACCGTGCAGGGCAACCTCGACCCCGCAGTGCTCGGCGCGCCATGGGAGATCGTCGAGGCTGCGATCGACCACGTGCTCGTCGCGGGCAGCGTCGCGCGCGCCCACGTCTTCAACCTCGGCCACGGGGTGCCGCCCTCGGCCGACCCCGCGGTGCTCACGCGCATCGTGCAGGCGGTGCACGAGCGGTGACCCACGACCCGGCCGTCGACGCCACCACAGAGGCGGATGCGTCGGCACCCGCCGAGCAAGCGCGCTACGACACGATCGTGGCCGGCGCGGGCATCGCGGGGCTCACGGTCGCGCACGACCTGGCGGCGCGCGGCTACCGGGTGCTGGTGCTCGACGCAGCGGAGCGCATCGGCGGCACCGCCGCGGCGCTCGAGCTGCCGGCGCTGGGCATGTCGCTCGACGCGGGCGCCGAGTCGTTCGCGGTGCGCAGCGGCGCGGTCGCAGCGCTGCTCGGCGAGCTGGGCCTCGCCGACGAGATCGTCGACCCGAACCCTGCCGGGGCCTGGCTGCTGCTGCCTGCGAGTCGCGGCGGGCACCATGCAGCACGATCGAGGGCGGTGCCGCTGCCGAAGCGCACGCTGCTGGGCATCCCCTCGGTGCCGCTCGCTCAGGATGTCATCGACGCGCTCGGCTGGGCCGGCGCCCTGCGTGCCTACTTCGACCGCCTCATGCCGGTGCTGCGCATCGGCAAGGACGACGCGCTCGGCCCGCTCGTGCGCCGTCGCATGGGCCAGAAGGTGCTCGACCGGCTCGTCGCGCCGCTCGCCGGCGGCGTCTACTCGGCCGACCCCGAGCTGCTCGATGTCGGGGTGGTCGCGCCGGGCCTCAACGGCGGCATCACGCGCGCCGGATCGCTCTCGGGCGGCGTCGCCTTCGTGCTCGAGGAGCGCGCGGCTGCGGCAGGCGCCGGCGAGGCCCGGCCCGGCAGCGCGGTGCAGGGCGTCCGCGGCGGCATCCACCGCATCCCGGAGCGCCTCGCCGAGCGCGCCCGCGAGCACCACGCCGAGATCCGCACCGGCGAGCGCGTGCTGGCCGCCACCGAGACCGACACCGGCTGGATCGTCGAGACGGATGCGGGCACGCACGAGTCGTCGTCGCTGGTCGTCGCGCTGCCGGAAGCCGAGGCGCGGCGGCTGCTGCTCGCCGCGCCGTCGGCTGAGGAGCGCGCGGCGGAGGACCGGGGGCCGAGACAGGCCCCGCTGGGGTCGCGGCAGAGGCCCGAAAGGGCCTCTGCCCTCAGCTCCACCGCGCTCGCGTCTCGAAGCCCGATGATCGAGCTCATCACCCTCGTCTTCCCCGCGGGCGCCATCGACGGCGATCCCCGCGGCACCGGCGTCCTCGTCGCCGCCGACGCCACGCAGGTGCGCGCGAAGGCGATGACGCACGCGACCGCCAAGTGGGCGTGGCTGCGCGAGGCCGCCGCCGGCCACGAGATCGTGCGGCTCTCCTACGGCACCGGGGCAGCGGGTGCAGCTGTGCCCGCGACGGCGGAGCTCGACGACGATGCGGCCGCCGCGCTCGCGCTCGAGGATGCGCGGGCCATCTTCGGCACCGACCTGCCTCAGCCCGTCGCCAGCGCCCGCGTGCGCTGGCAGCAGGGCCAGCCATCCAGCACCATCGGCGCGCGCGAGCGCCAGCAGGAGCTCCGCGACGCCGCGGCCGCACACGAGCAGCTCACGGTCGTCGGCGCCGCCGTCGCCGGCACCGGGCTCGCGCAGGTCGTGCCCGATGCCCGGAAGGCTGCGCTCGAGATCCGACGCGAGCGCTTCGCCGTGCATGGCAGCCCCTGGACCGACGACATCGCCCCGGAGGAGCGCCTCGGCGACGAGACCTCCGTGGCCGAGCCGGCCGAGGCATCCGACATCCCAGCAGACGAACGAGGAGAGGCATGAGCGAGCACGAGACACCGCAGCCCCAGAGCGAGCCGGCAGCGATCGGCGACGGCTTCACGATCTGGGCCGTGTTCCGGCGCGGCGTCGGCCAGCCCGGCCGGACCGGCGCCGACCAGGCCGCCACCCCGCTCGCCGAGGTGCTCGCGACGCTCGAGTCGGAGGGCGTCGTCACGCGCGGCATCTACGACGTCTCGGGGATGCGCGCCGACGCCGACGTGCTCGTGTGGCTGCATGGCGTGCCCGGCGCCGGCACCCCGCCCGAGGCCCTGCAGTCGGCCGTGCGACGCATCCGCCGCTCGCACGAGCTCGCCAGCACCTCGCAGGTCTGGGGCGCGATGGGTGTGCACCGCGACGCCGAGTTCAACAAGCGCCACGTGCCGGGCTTCCTGCGCGACGTCGAGCCGAAGCAGTGGGTGACGGTCTACCCGTTCAACCGCTCCTACGACTGGTACTTGCTGCCGGCCGAGGATCGCAGCCGGATGCTCGCGGAGCACGGCAAGGCGGGCGCCGCCTACCGCGGCGTGATCGCCAACACGGTCTCGGCGTTCGCGCTGGGCGACTACGAGTGGATCCTGCCGCTCGAATCCGACGAGCTCGTCGAGCTGGTCGACATGATGCGCGAGCTGCGTGCCGTCGAGGCCCGCATGCACGTGCGCGAGGAGATCCCGTTCTTCACGGGCCGCCGCATCACGGCGGACGAGATCGAGGAGGTGCTCGCATGAGCGAGACCCAGATGGAGCAGGTCGCCGGTCAGGCGAGCGGATGCTGCGGTGGCGGATGCTGCGGGGGCGCGCAGGCGCAGGATCAGCAGGCGCAGCCGCTGCAGGCGCAGGCGGAGCAGCAGCAGGCGCAGGAGCAGCAGGCGCAGAGCGCGCGCCGCGAGACCAAGCCCGCCGCCGCGACCGGCGTGCACCTCGAGCCGGGGGCCGCCGTGCCGAGCGCGACGCCTGCAGCGCAGGCCGGCCCCGAGCACGTGGAGGAGCCGGTCGCCTACGACGGCATCCTGCTCTCGGGCTTCGGCGGGCCGGAGGGCCAGGACGACGTCATCCCGTTCCTGCGCAACGTCACGCGCGGTCGCGGGATCCCGGACGAGCGGCTCGAGGAGGTCTCGACCCACTACCGCCACTTCGGCGGCGTGAGCCCCATCAACGAGCAGAACCGCGAGCTGAAGGCAGCGCTCGAGGGTGCGCTCGCCGCGGCTGGCGTCGACCTGCCCGTCTACTGGGGCAACCGCAACTGGGCGCCCTACCTCGACGAAGCGCTGCAGCAGGCGGCTGACGCGGGCGCCACGACGCTGCTCGCCATCCCCACCTCCGCCTACTCCTCCTACTCCTCCTGCCGGCAGTACCGCGAGGACTGGGCGGATGCGCTCGAGGCGACGGGGCTGCAGGACTCGCTCCAGATCGACAAGGTCCGGCAGTTCTTCAACCACCCGGGCTTCCTCGGCACCTTCGTCGACGGCGTGCGCAGCACGGTCGCCGAGGCGCGTGCCGCAGGCTTCGCGGACGCCGAGATCGAGGTGCTCTTCGCGACCCACAGCATCCCCACCGCCGACGCCGAGCGCTCTGGCGCACCCGACCTGCACACCTGGGGTGCGGGCGGCGGCTATGAGGGGCAGCACCTCGCCGCGGCCGAGCACGTGATGGCCGAGGCTGCCCCCGGGGTCGCCTGGCAGCTGGTCTACCAGTCGCGCTCGGGGCCGGCCTCGCAGCCGTGGCTCGAGCCAGACATCAACGACGCGATCGAGGCGCTCGCCGCTGAGGAGGGGCGCGCGCGCAAGGCCGTCGTGATCGTGCCGCTCGGCTTCGTCAGCGACCACATGGAGGTCATGTGGGATCTCGACGAGGAGGCCATCGAGACGGCCACCGAGCACGGCCTGTGGGCTCGCCGGGCACCGACGCCGGGCGTCGACCCGCAGTACGTCGGGGCGCTCGTCGATCTCGTGCAGGAGCGGCTCGATGGCAGGCCGGTGGCCGAGCGCAAGGCCGTCACGTCGATCCCTGCCTGGTACGACGTCTGCCGGCCTGGCTGCTGCGAGAACCCGCGGCTGGGCTTCCGGCCCGCGATCGCGGGGCTGCAGCCGTGAGCGCGCGCCAGCTCGACCCCTTCCACCCGAACCGACCCGGTGCACCGGGTCGCGATCGGCGAGACGGGTCCGCGAGCGGGGCCGCAGCCGCGGTGCACAACGCAAGCCCCGCTGCCGGATCGCGCGGCGCGCATCGCCGGGCGGGTCGAACAGCTGCGAGTTCGTCTTCTCGAGCTTGCGTTGTGGGTGGCGGGGGAGCGCGATGAGCGCGCTGAAGGTCGGCACGCGCGGCTCGGCGCTCGCGCTCGCGCAGACGAAGGCGCTCGCGGCGCGCTTCGCCGGCGAGGTCGAGATCGTCGAGATCACGACGAAGGGCGACACCGACCGCTCGTCGCTGTCGCAGCTGGGTGGCACCGGCGTGTTCGTCTCGGCGCTGCGCGATGCGCTGCTCGACGGCACCGTCGACGTGGCCGTGCACTCGATGAAGGATCTGCCGACCGCGGCCGCACCGGGCATCGAGCTCGCCGCCGTCGCCAAGCGGGAGGATTCGCGCGACGCGCTGTGCGCGCGCGACGGGCTGCGCTTCGCCGACCTGCCGGAGGGCGCCAAGGTGGGCACCGGCTCGCCGCGCCGTGCCGCGCAGCTGCGCGTCGCCCGCCCCGACCTCGAGATCGTCGACATCCGCGGCAACGTGCCGACTCGGCTCGCACGTGCGCAGGGCGACAGCGAGACGGGTGAGGGCGCCGACCTTGACGCGGTCGTGCTCGCGCTCGCCGGGCTGAAGCGCCTCGGCCTCGAGGCCGCGGCGACCGACATCCTCGAGCTCATCGACTTCCCGACGGCGCCCGGGCAGGGCGCGCTCGCGGTCGAGGTGCGCGCCGACGACGCGCCGGCCCGCAAGGCGGTCGCGAAGACCGACCACGCGCCCTCGCGCTTCGCGGCGGATGCCGAGCGTCGGGTGCTGGCAGGGCTCGAGGCCGGATGCGCGGCCCCGTTGGCCGCGCACGCGGAGGTCGCCGACGGGATGCTCTTCCTCACCGCCGTCGCCTACGCGACCGACGGCTCGAAGAAGCTCACCGCATCCCACGCCTACACGCTCGACTCGACCTCGGTGGCCGAGCTGGCAGCGGCCGCCGCCGACGTCGCGGAGCGCGCGGTCGGCGAGCTGATGGACGCCGGGGCGGCAGCGCTGATCGCGTAGGGCCGCCGCTCACATCGTGCAGGTGGCGCCCTCCGCCGGCACCTCGAGCTCGATCAGGTAGGCCGCCGCGACCTCGTCGACGCATGCGTTGACGCCCTGCGCCACGATCGTGTGGCCCTGCCCCTCGACGGTCAGCATCGCGCTGCCGAGCGTCTCGGCCAGCGCCGAGCTGCCCTCGTACGGCGTGGTCGGGTCGTCGGTGATCGAGACGACGAGCGTGTCGGGGAGCCCCTCGATGTCCTGCGCGTACGGGAAGCCGAGGGTCGGCTCGGCCGGCCAGTGCTCGCAGCCATCGCGGGCGCCGGCGGTGACGTCGACGCCCGGATCCATGAACGGCGCGCGATCGTAGGTCTCGGTGCGCAGCTGGGCGCCCTGCTCGGGTGTGAGCCGATCCTCGTCCATGCAGTTGATCGCGTGATTCGCCTCGGTCATGTTCGGCCACTGCCCGCTGTCGGTCCGCGGGGCGAAGTCGCGCACGAGCTGCATCAGGGTGTCGCCGCGGCCCGTCTCGAGCTCGGCGATGCCGGCGAGCAGATCCGGCCAGGAGGCCGTGTTGTAGAGGCCGGCGATGACGGCGCCCACGGCGTCGTCGAAGACGAGCTCGGTGTCGAGCGCCGGCACCGGCTGCTCTCGCAGCGGCCGCACGATCTCCTGGAAGCGCTCCGCCGCCTGCGAGGGGTCGGTGCCCAGCGGGCAGTCGGCCTGCTCGGCGCATGCGATCGCCAGCTCGTCGAACGCGCCCTGGAAGCCCGCATACGCGTTCGCGCGCGCCTCCATCGTGCCCTCGCTCGGGTCGCGCCCGCCGTCGAGCAGCAGTGCGCGCACGCGCTCCGGGAACATCTCGGCGTACACGGCGCCGAGCCGCGTGCCGTAGCTCTGGCCGAAGTAGCTCAGCTGGTCCTGGCCGAGCGCCGCCCGCAGCACGTCCATGTCGCGCGCGGTGTCGCGGGTGCCCATGTGGGCGAGCGCCTCGGGGCCGCCGGATCCGGCGGCGCACGCCTCCATGATCGCGCGGGTGTCCTCCTCGGTGAGCTCGACCGTGGTGCCCTGCGAGCCGAGCGGCACGGTGCCCGCGTCGGCCTCCGCGTCGGAGTAGCAGTCGGCGGCGGGCACGGTCACCCCGACGCCGCGCGGGTCGAAGCCGACCATGTCGAAGCGCTCGGTGATCGGGCTCTCGACGAGCCCAGCAGCCGCGATGATCGCGCCGGTGAGGCCCGAGCCGCCGGGTCCGCCCGGGTTGACCACCAGCGGGCCCATCGACTCCGCCCGCGCCGGCACTCGCAGCACCGCGACCGACGCCAGCTCGCCCTCGGGCTGCTCGTAGTCGAGCGGCACCTCGAGGCGGCTGCACTCGATGCCGGGCACCATCCCCAGCAGCGCCTCGTCGTCGTCCGTCGCGGCGTAGTCGGCGCCGCACTCCTCCCACGCCAGCTCTTGCTCGTAGTAGCGGTCGAGCGAGGCTTCGGGAGATGCGGATGGGCTTGGCTCGGCGGGCGGCGGCGCGCACGCCGCCAAGGAGAGGGCGACGGCGACCGCGCCGATGCCTGCCAGCACGGGGGTCACCCGCCCGTGACTCAGGTGCTGCCGTCGTGATCGTGTGGCGTCCACTGCCGTTCCCTTCGCTCAACTGTCAGGTGCCCGGCAAGTCGACACTGTGTGCATGGAACCGGGTCAAGCGCGCGCCTTGAGCACCTCGAAGGCTCCGCCACGCGCGAACACCGCCCCGACCCATCCGCCCGCAATGATTGGATGCTGCAACGCCACAATCTCGAGGAGACCCATGCGCGTCCTGATCCCGCGCGGCGGCAGCTGGGGCGACGATGTCGCGCAGCGCGTCACCGATGCCGGCTTCGAGCCGCTGATCCTGCCGCTCGTGCAGATCGATCCCGCCGAGGACCAGCAGCAGCTGCAGATCATGCTCGGCCACCTCGCCGACGGCCGCTTCGACTGGCTCGTCGTCACCAGCCAGTCGACCGTGCGGGTGCTGCCGCGCGTGCCCGCGAGCGTCTCGGTCGCAGCCGTCGGCTCCGTGA
The window above is part of the Agrococcus sp. ARC_14 genome. Proteins encoded here:
- a CDS encoding glycogen debranching N-terminal domain-containing protein — its product is MRSDLVTGAAHPPLSHHGLAALSAPTQVWSAQDGSMAGGADGVFHGDWRFASAIVLLVDGLPVEPMATAEEPDWIVFRGLAIDPLTSRPRDRVAVERMREVYSGGTVERVTLVNGGEEAIDLSVELSCEVGFAPLSSVQAGRPQPADVRLELEGDEAIATDGIRTLRASSRGGHVRIEGNRIVVSQQARVVPDDWAGVTLEIELVDPTLVLHGTDSPEMSAELRPTGRPALDRWSTRAIADLQNLLLDAGHGAFPAAGAPWHMTMVARDALIACRLLLPLGGQLAEGTLRTLAARQGVQLDPATGEEPGRILHEMRQAASDPPRPGVEARPVYRGSIDPTPLWIVLLHDAWRNGLPLETVRELRTALHAALGWMQAHSDDDLLRCADETGMGVAGKDWRADRLGRTDRDIAAAQVQGLACRAAVGAAALLDALGDDGAPWRAWAERLRARFREEFWVELDGTRFPAMAVDGADHPIPILVSDIGQLIGTTLLDRDEEAAVAQLLLDDRLSSGFGLRTMATDAEQYWPLSHYCGAVWPHDTAIAIEGLLRAGLLDEARQLAIQLERAADAFDGRMPEVYAGYGLEDTAKPIPYPGACSPQAWSAASVVPVRIALASRDDAQLQRPLERRLVAVVPPSAPSPAPHVVSAPEAMQINGGAKQHARARLRLVPSIAPKP
- a CDS encoding glutamyl-tRNA reductase, producing the protein MLICLTASHKNADFTALEALSTADAAQLPTAFASHPAVDGAIVISTCNRFEVYLDVQTEHDAAEAAGIAQTAAADALGFHRPEALEPLTDARAAEHLFSVAAGLESVVVGEGEIAGQVRRALASAQDAGTTSPHLERLFQRASETQRGVKNRTGLGEAGRSIVRLALDLASARVDFADTRVLLVGTGRFAGVSLAELRRRGAKHIEVWSPSGRGNGFARSHAIGHVDGRDAAMAAASADVIVTCTSAEEFVVDAALLHAGRERLAATHAFPGSAPDGHQALGCPVLLAGGEHEVAAPEGCPMHAATGARATSCPVEHGRSAQLVIDMGMPRNVDPDVASVHGVEVLDLETIRLHAPLEHLTATEDARDLVRKAARRFERGTAEHQVGPAIAALRQHVEDAMEAELARISKRGSEAERKAAEQALRHFAGVLLHKPTVRARELAAEGRHDDFLSAIDALYGIDRSA
- a CDS encoding MFS transporter, translating into MTDQLESGGEPTTGAHGILPPAGVDLPSGTPSADPGKRRRFVDLAPLRASPAFARLWIGNAISGIGAQMTIVAVGLQVFDMTESTMMVALVGGVALVPMVIAGLWGGMLADAFDRRLVLMLSSLTGWVAVLGLVALSTWDAALVADGQRAVVWPFYVLTTINTVAATISGATRSAVTPRILPAHLISRAAALNGIAMGIMLTVGPAAAGVLVATIGLPITFAIDAVLFTAGFLGIIGLPKLPPLGQVARPGLESLRDGMRFMRQAPNIRMSFIVDIIAMTFGRPFALLPAVGAVAIGGGPVTVGVLTAAAATGTLLASLFSGPVAHVHRHGVAVTRSIMVYGGFVALLGAVVLVMAMGWGGPVGADWPQVSWVALGVAAVAFAGMGASDEISAIFRSTMMLTAAPDDMRGRTQGLFMVVVAGGPRVGDLYAGAAATLIALWAPPLFGGIVIIVLIAVITRAQRTFLAYDARNPTP
- the hemE gene encoding uroporphyrinogen decarboxylase — its product is MSALREDHPLNTRTGTAPVVRAYRGDRPEITPVWFMRQAGRSLPEYRELRARTDGPARDMIETCLVPELASEITLQPVRRHGVDAAIFFSDIMVPLRLVGVDVRIEPGVGPVVAEPIRTPDDVERLVANDPAGLDTALEPVREAVRQTVAGLAEIGDGTTPLIGFAGAPFTLAAYLVAGRPSKDHLEARTLMRAHPEAWDRLTRWAADVTGRFLRAQVEEGASAAQLFDSWAGSLPLDQYQEHVAPASRTSLDAVRDLTDASGARVPLVHFGVGAGELYGAMDLDVDAVGVDWRVPLDVALERIGSDVTVQGNLDPAVLGAPWEIVEAAIDHVLVAGSVARAHVFNLGHGVPPSADPAVLTRIVQAVHER